In one window of Caenimonas aquaedulcis DNA:
- a CDS encoding Lrp/AsnC family transcriptional regulator, with translation METLDKFDVAILNELQTDGRLSNAELAQRVGLSAAPCWRRVRALEEAGYIKGYHAEIDRHRIGLGVLAFVRLDANRNTGELTREMEEAIRKIPEIVSCHYISGAGTFELQVVSRDLETFSQLARKVLINLPNVKDLHTSFSLGEVKASSSLPLSHLGTPAR, from the coding sequence ATGGAAACACTCGACAAGTTCGACGTCGCCATCCTCAACGAATTGCAAACCGACGGGCGCCTCTCCAACGCCGAACTCGCGCAGCGGGTGGGCCTGTCCGCTGCGCCCTGCTGGCGCCGGGTGCGCGCGCTGGAGGAAGCCGGCTACATCAAGGGCTACCACGCCGAGATCGACCGCCATCGCATCGGGCTGGGGGTGCTGGCGTTCGTGCGGCTGGACGCCAACCGGAACACGGGCGAGCTCACGCGCGAGATGGAGGAGGCGATCCGCAAGATCCCCGAGATCGTCTCGTGCCACTACATCAGCGGCGCGGGGACCTTCGAGCTGCAGGTCGTGTCGCGCGACCTCGAGACCTTCTCGCAACTCGCCCGCAAGGTGCTGATCAACCTGCCCAACGTGAAGGACCTGCACACGAGCTTTTCGCTCGGCGAGGTGAAGGCCAGCAGCAGCCTGCCGCTGTCGCACCTCGGCACCCCGGCGCGCTGA